Proteins encoded within one genomic window of Tistrella bauzanensis:
- a CDS encoding aminotransferase-like domain-containing protein, which yields MTPDIDRSRPEPLADQLVAAIRRWIEARGPDAAAGAALPSIRRLAVDAGVSRNTVIEAYDRLVADGRIVARPGAGFHVAAPPAPLPSAPPDAEGVGAVAGRIWRLYDDRPALLRLGGGRLPDDWHDTTELARAIRRVAREGGRALIDYGTPLGEPRLRQLVARRLERLSVPAGADRVMLTTGGSQALDVVVRGLTRPGDAVLVEDPGYHNLFGLLRLQGVRMLGVPRRPEGPDLAVLEDLVRAHRPRLFITNTVLHNPTGSTTSATVAHRLLHLAAGHDLTIVEDDIYADFEDGVPSVRLAALDGLDRVVMVGSFSKPLSSALRVGYIAADPGYLRRFVDVKMLTSVASSRFAEQVVAVMIETGALRRQSDALCRRLALRRAALLPRMAAAGWEIFTRPAGGMFVWARHRNVADADDLVQAAEARGIGLVSGAVFRPDLAPGPWLRINLAAAGDPVAQRFLDAPVS from the coding sequence ATGACGCCGGATATCGACCGCAGCCGGCCCGAGCCGCTGGCCGATCAGCTAGTTGCCGCCATCCGCCGCTGGATCGAGGCGCGTGGACCCGATGCGGCCGCCGGTGCGGCGCTGCCGTCGATCCGTCGTCTGGCGGTGGATGCGGGGGTGAGCCGCAACACGGTCATCGAGGCCTATGACCGTCTGGTGGCCGATGGCCGGATCGTGGCGCGGCCCGGCGCCGGTTTTCATGTCGCGGCACCGCCGGCGCCGCTGCCCTCGGCACCGCCCGATGCCGAGGGGGTGGGCGCGGTCGCGGGCCGGATCTGGCGGCTGTATGACGACCGGCCGGCCTTGCTGCGCCTGGGCGGCGGACGCCTGCCCGACGACTGGCACGATACCACCGAGCTTGCGCGCGCGATCCGCCGTGTGGCCCGCGAGGGCGGCCGGGCGCTGATCGATTACGGCACACCGCTGGGGGAACCCCGGCTGCGCCAGCTGGTGGCGCGGCGGCTTGAGCGGCTGTCGGTGCCGGCGGGGGCGGACAGGGTGATGCTGACCACGGGCGGCAGTCAGGCGCTGGACGTGGTGGTGCGGGGATTGACCCGGCCCGGCGATGCCGTGCTGGTCGAGGATCCGGGCTATCATAACCTGTTCGGGCTCCTGCGGCTGCAGGGTGTGCGCATGCTGGGCGTGCCGCGGCGGCCGGAAGGCCCGGATCTGGCGGTGCTGGAGGATCTGGTCCGCGCCCACCGCCCGCGGCTGTTCATCACCAACACGGTTCTGCACAACCCGACCGGATCGACCACCTCGGCCACGGTGGCGCACCGGCTGCTGCACCTGGCGGCGGGCCACGACCTGACCATCGTCGAAGACGACATCTATGCCGATTTCGAAGACGGGGTGCCGTCGGTGCGGCTGGCGGCGCTGGACGGGCTGGACCGGGTGGTGATGGTCGGCAGCTTTTCCAAGCCGCTGTCATCGGCCCTGCGGGTGGGTTATATCGCCGCCGATCCCGGATATCTGCGGCGCTTCGTGGACGTGAAGATGCTGACCAGCGTCGCCTCGTCGCGCTTCGCCGAACAGGTGGTGGCCGTGATGATCGAAACCGGCGCCCTGCGGCGGCAATCCGACGCGCTGTGCCGCCGGCTGGCGCTGCGGCGGGCGGCGCTGCTGCCACGGATGGCGGCGGCGGGATGGGAGATCTTCACCCGCCCCGCCGGCGGCATGTTCGTCTGGGCGCGCCACCGCAATGTGGCGGATGCGGACGATCTGGTACAGGCGGCGGAAGCCCGGGGCATCGGGCTGGTTTCGGGCGCCGTGTTCCGGCCGGATCTGGCCCCCGGCCCGTGGTTGCGGATCAATCTCGCGGCGGCCGGTGATCCGGTGGCGCAGCGGTTTCTGGATGCCCCGGTGTCTTGA
- a CDS encoding ureidoglycolate lyase yields the protein MHTFPRSILRPRRLTRADFLPFGDVIDAGDTGRTPIAINGGTCLRHDSLALVETDPAGHAALSLFFAHEPVSLPLVIEVMERHPLGSQAFMPLNRCRFIVVVGPAEDPRPRPENLQAFISDGRQGVSYRRGTWHLPLTVLDTGHLLVVDRKGPGCNLGEHVFEPGTGPLLLPQDL from the coding sequence ATGCATACGTTCCCACGGAGCATCCTGCGGCCGCGGCGGCTGACCCGCGCCGACTTCCTGCCGTTCGGCGACGTCATCGACGCCGGCGACACCGGCCGCACGCCGATTGCGATCAATGGCGGCACCTGCCTGCGTCATGACAGCCTGGCCCTGGTGGAAACCGACCCGGCGGGACATGCGGCACTCAGCCTGTTCTTCGCCCATGAACCGGTCAGCCTGCCGCTGGTGATCGAGGTGATGGAACGCCATCCCCTGGGCAGTCAGGCGTTCATGCCGCTCAACCGCTGCCGCTTCATCGTGGTGGTCGGTCCGGCCGAAGACCCGCGCCCGCGCCCGGAAAATCTTCAGGCCTTCATCTCCGACGGCCGCCAGGGTGTCAGCTATCGGCGCGGCACCTGGCATCTGCCCCTCACCGTGCTCGATACGGGCCATCTGCTGGTGGTGGACCGTAAAGGCCCCGGCTGCAATCTGGGCGAACACGTGTTCGAGCCCGGCACCGGCCCGCTGCTGCTGCCGCAGGATCTCTGA
- a CDS encoding transporter substrate-binding domain-containing protein, whose product MRRRGVLGAMAMAAVMAATGVGLVTASAPAAAAGLDTIQAMGVLRVAVPQDFPPFGSVGPDMAPRGYDIDMARLIGEALGVKTELVPVTSANRIPYLTTDKVDLVISSLGRNPEREAVIDFTDAYAPFYNGVFGPADLTVAGPADLAGHTIGVTRGAIEDLELTKVAPTDVTIRRYEDNNGTIQAFLSGQVELVATGNVVAAAILERNPRTRPEPKFLIKNSPCYIGVAKGDTALVAKINEIIAAAKADGRLSKISETWLGAPLPADL is encoded by the coding sequence ATGCGTCGCCGTGGCGTACTGGGTGCGATGGCCATGGCGGCGGTGATGGCCGCGACCGGTGTCGGTTTGGTGACCGCGAGCGCGCCGGCCGCGGCGGCCGGCCTGGACACGATCCAGGCCATGGGCGTGCTGCGGGTGGCGGTGCCTCAGGACTTTCCGCCCTTCGGATCGGTCGGCCCAGATATGGCGCCACGCGGCTATGACATCGACATGGCGCGGTTGATCGGTGAGGCGCTGGGCGTGAAGACCGAACTGGTGCCGGTGACCAGCGCCAACCGCATTCCCTATCTCACCACCGACAAGGTCGATCTGGTGATTTCCAGCCTGGGCAGGAATCCTGAGCGCGAGGCGGTGATCGATTTCACCGACGCCTATGCGCCGTTCTACAACGGCGTGTTCGGCCCGGCCGATCTGACCGTGGCGGGGCCGGCGGATCTGGCCGGCCACACCATCGGCGTCACGCGCGGCGCGATCGAGGATCTGGAACTGACCAAGGTGGCGCCGACCGATGTCACCATCCGGCGCTATGAAGACAATAACGGCACCATTCAGGCCTTCCTGTCGGGGCAGGTGGAGCTGGTGGCGACCGGCAATGTGGTCGCGGCGGCCATCCTTGAGCGCAACCCGCGCACCCGGCCGGAACCCAAATTCCTGATCAAGAATTCGCCATGCTATATCGGCGTTGCCAAGGGCGATACGGCGCTGGTGGCCAAGATCAACGAGATCATCGCCGCCGCCAAGGCCGATGGCCGGCTGTCGAAGATTTCTGAAACCTGGCTGGGCGCGCCGCTGCCGGCCGATCTCTGA
- a CDS encoding amino acid ABC transporter permease produces MAYRFDFTPILTYADVLVRGVVLTIELILVGGVVGVLLGIACAYARAERVAVFSQLAGIYVELIRNTPFIVQLFFIFFGLPAAGVRLGEVEAAMLAMVINLGAYSTEIIRAGIQGVPAGQREAAASLGMTRIECFRHVVLVPALRKIWPALSSQIVIVMLGSSVCSQIAAEELSFAANFIQSRSFRAFEAYLVATAIYLALAIGTRALLKQLGDRLLYGANRRAALAARRAATTAAASGGAVHG; encoded by the coding sequence ATGGCCTATCGCTTCGACTTCACGCCCATCCTGACCTATGCCGACGTCCTGGTGCGAGGCGTGGTGCTGACCATCGAGTTGATCCTGGTCGGCGGTGTCGTCGGCGTGCTGCTTGGCATCGCCTGCGCCTATGCCCGGGCTGAACGCGTGGCGGTGTTCAGCCAGCTGGCCGGGATCTATGTCGAGCTGATCCGCAACACGCCGTTCATCGTGCAGCTGTTCTTCATTTTCTTCGGCCTGCCCGCCGCCGGTGTCAGGCTTGGCGAGGTGGAAGCGGCGATGCTGGCGATGGTGATCAATCTGGGGGCCTATTCGACCGAGATCATCCGCGCCGGCATTCAGGGCGTGCCGGCCGGCCAGCGCGAGGCGGCGGCCAGCCTGGGCATGACCCGGATCGAATGCTTCCGCCACGTCGTGCTGGTGCCGGCGCTGCGCAAGATCTGGCCGGCCTTGTCCAGCCAGATCGTCATCGTGATGCTGGGCTCGTCGGTGTGTTCGCAGATTGCGGCGGAGGAACTCAGCTTCGCCGCAAATTTCATCCAGTCCCGCAGTTTCCGGGCGTTCGAAGCCTATCTGGTGGCGACCGCGATCTATCTGGCGCTGGCGATCGGCACGCGCGCGCTGCTGAAACAACTGGGTGACCGCCTGCTCTATGGCGCCAACCGGCGTGCCGCCTTGGCCGCGCGACGGGCCGCCACCACCGCGGCCGCATCCGGAGGTGCCGTCCATGGTTGA
- a CDS encoding MFS transporter, translated as MSLDLSARHATTRAGSPARLALALMAVTTAANLHTPLAARYAMADGLGSGAAGLAFAAYVGGALPMLLAGAGLPDRLGRGRTLSLALGLAVLADLIVIARPGLAALGLSRALLGIAVAATSTLAPAFMTAQFAPGTDPRRIAARVSVATTFGFGFGAAMTALCLIVDPLAWIRPLTVLAYPVLAGLALLAVSGLPQGAGRRPDAPMLRRPAFPAGTLPFGFAILVAWAVVGVVIAVLPATLARAGLDSYAGLATFLVIVPGILAVPAARRMTPEAAIRRGLLILIPAYALIAWGALDGRIWAVFTGTALAATSCYGLVHAGGLAGVLIRSGRAATGATAGFYLLAYLGFSLPVIVTGRIADLAGQEVALGGFGAALVMAVLVLCGLSARTSPR; from the coding sequence ATGTCCCTCGATCTGTCCGCACGCCATGCCACGACCCGCGCCGGCTCGCCCGCGCGGCTGGCGCTTGCCCTGATGGCCGTCACCACCGCCGCCAATCTGCACACACCGCTGGCGGCGCGCTATGCCATGGCCGACGGCCTGGGCTCAGGGGCGGCAGGGCTTGCCTTCGCGGCCTATGTCGGCGGCGCGCTGCCGATGCTGCTCGCCGGCGCCGGGCTGCCCGACCGGCTGGGGCGCGGGCGCACCCTCAGCCTGGCGCTGGGTCTCGCCGTCCTGGCCGATCTGATCGTCATCGCCCGGCCGGGGCTTGCGGCACTCGGCCTGTCGCGCGCGCTGCTCGGCATCGCCGTCGCCGCCACATCGACGCTTGCCCCCGCCTTCATGACCGCGCAATTCGCCCCCGGCACCGATCCGCGCCGGATTGCCGCCAGGGTCTCCGTCGCCACCACCTTCGGCTTCGGGTTCGGCGCCGCGATGACCGCGCTGTGCCTGATCGTCGATCCGCTGGCCTGGATACGGCCGCTCACCGTCCTGGCCTATCCGGTGCTCGCCGGCCTCGCTCTGCTCGCGGTGTCCGGATTGCCGCAGGGGGCCGGCCGCAGGCCCGATGCCCCGATGCTGCGCCGGCCGGCCTTTCCTGCCGGCACCCTTCCCTTCGGCTTCGCCATTCTCGTCGCCTGGGCGGTGGTGGGCGTGGTCATCGCCGTGCTGCCGGCAACCCTCGCCCGCGCCGGGCTCGACAGCTATGCCGGCCTCGCCACCTTTCTGGTCATCGTGCCCGGCATCCTGGCCGTGCCGGCCGCCCGGCGCATGACGCCGGAGGCAGCCATCCGCCGCGGCCTGCTGATCCTGATCCCGGCCTATGCGCTCATCGCCTGGGGCGCGCTCGACGGCCGGATCTGGGCGGTGTTCACCGGCACCGCGCTGGCCGCGACATCCTGCTATGGTCTGGTGCATGCGGGCGGGCTGGCCGGGGTTCTGATCCGCTCCGGTCGGGCGGCGACCGGTGCCACGGCCGGCTTCTATCTGCTGGCCTATCTGGGGTTCAGCCTGCCGGTCATCGTCACCGGCCGGATCGCCGATCTGGCAGGGCAGGAGGTCGCATTGGGCGGCTTCGGCGCGGCGCTGGTCATGGCCGTGCTGGTTCTGTGCGGCCTGTCGGCCAGAACCTCCCCACGCTGA
- a CDS encoding FadR/GntR family transcriptional regulator yields the protein MAGDSVPEYVAGQLQRMILAGELAPGAALPAQRALAERLGVSRASLREALTVLETLGLVRVRAGKGVFVADPSADDTTPGPRGDRHDHAARVYQLRLAIEPFVAGLVALTAHDAELDSLAETVAEMRAAITDGDLVRAAQADGDFHQRLLVSAGNPLFPAAMRPAGPMLAETRRIPFANREGVRAPLDEHERILAQIRARSPQGARDAMHRHILSAATRAGVGVLRP from the coding sequence TTGGCCGGAGACAGCGTCCCCGAATACGTCGCGGGCCAACTTCAGCGAATGATTCTGGCCGGTGAACTGGCCCCCGGCGCGGCCCTGCCCGCACAGCGCGCCCTGGCCGAACGCCTCGGCGTCAGCCGGGCGTCGCTGCGCGAGGCACTGACCGTGCTGGAAACCCTGGGGCTGGTGCGGGTGCGCGCTGGCAAGGGCGTGTTCGTCGCCGATCCGTCCGCCGATGACACCACGCCGGGTCCGCGTGGCGACCGGCACGACCATGCGGCGCGCGTCTATCAACTTCGCCTGGCGATCGAGCCCTTCGTCGCCGGGCTGGTGGCGTTGACCGCGCATGATGCCGAACTCGACAGCCTGGCCGAAACCGTGGCCGAGATGCGCGCCGCCATCACCGATGGCGATCTGGTGCGCGCGGCCCAGGCGGATGGCGATTTCCACCAGCGCCTGCTGGTCTCGGCCGGCAACCCGCTGTTTCCGGCGGCGATGCGGCCGGCTGGGCCGATGCTGGCTGAAACCCGCCGCATCCCCTTTGCCAACCGCGAGGGCGTGCGCGCGCCGCTGGATGAACATGAACGCATCCTGGCCCAGATCCGCGCCCGCAGCCCGCAAGGCGCGCGCGACGCCATGCACCGCCACATCCTTAGCGCCGCCACCCGCGCGGGCGTGGGCGTGCTGCGGCCCTAA
- the alc gene encoding allantoicase has translation MPIFAPTAAINLASRALGARTLSCSDDFFGALDRLIDDAPPVFVPGKYDDNGKWMDGWESRRRRDDGHDWCVLALAAPGHIDAIEIDTRHFTGNFPAAAGLWALAGDSVAETPAADDPRWRRILAPSALKGDAGNAFMPDAAVIAAADGRAWTHLKLDIFPDGGVARLRVYGRPASLPAPRADGLVELSSALGGARAIAWNDAHYGDPRHLLLPGLGERMEDGWETRRRREPGHDWCIIRLGTPGRVAFIEIDTRRFKGNYPDTCSVQGVMAPRMADAACVPQSLFWADVLTSRKLGPDAFHGFEPDAPAILSHIRFNIFPDGGVNRLRIFGTPCAVE, from the coding sequence ATGCCGATTTTCGCGCCCACCGCCGCCATCAACCTCGCCTCCCGCGCCCTCGGTGCCCGCACGCTCAGTTGTTCCGACGATTTCTTCGGGGCGCTGGACCGGCTGATCGACGATGCGCCGCCGGTGTTCGTTCCCGGCAAATACGACGACAACGGCAAATGGATGGATGGCTGGGAAAGCCGGCGCCGGCGCGATGACGGGCATGACTGGTGCGTGCTGGCGCTTGCCGCCCCCGGCCATATCGACGCGATCGAGATCGACACCCGCCATTTCACCGGCAATTTTCCCGCCGCCGCCGGCCTGTGGGCGTTGGCCGGCGACAGCGTCGCCGAAACACCCGCCGCCGATGATCCACGCTGGCGGCGCATCCTGGCGCCGTCTGCCCTGAAGGGTGATGCCGGCAACGCCTTCATGCCTGATGCCGCCGTGATCGCTGCCGCGGACGGCCGTGCCTGGACCCATCTGAAGCTCGACATCTTCCCCGATGGCGGCGTTGCCCGGCTCAGGGTCTATGGCCGCCCCGCCAGCCTGCCCGCCCCACGCGCCGACGGGCTGGTGGAACTGTCATCGGCCCTTGGCGGCGCGCGCGCGATCGCCTGGAACGACGCCCATTACGGCGATCCGCGCCACCTGCTGCTGCCGGGGCTGGGCGAGCGCATGGAAGATGGCTGGGAAACCCGCCGCCGGCGCGAGCCGGGGCATGACTGGTGCATCATCCGTCTGGGAACGCCGGGCAGGGTTGCATTTATTGAAATCGACACGCGCAGGTTCAAGGGTAATTATCCTGACACCTGCTCGGTGCAGGGTGTGATGGCACCCCGGATGGCGGATGCGGCATGTGTGCCGCAAAGCCTGTTCTGGGCGGATGTCCTGACCTCCCGCAAGCTCGGTCCTGATGCCTTCCACGGCTTCGAACCCGATGCGCCGGCAATCCTCTCCCATATCCGCTTCAACATCTTCCCCGACGGCGGCGTCAATCGGCTGCGTATCTTCGGCACGCCTTGCGCCGTGGAGTGA
- a CDS encoding amino acid ABC transporter permease → MVEFGTLDILRNLLDAAIWTVVLSLIAFAGGAVAGLVALFALVSGRRWPAGIARGYVELFQGTPLLMQLFLVFFGLPLIGIEVSAWSAAVLSLVLFTGAFLAEIWRGCVEAVPKGQDEAARALAMSYAERMRWVILPQALKIAIPPTVGFSVQVVKGTALTSIIGFVELAKAGTMIANATFDPFTVYGFVALIYFALCFPLSMLARRLERTLNVAR, encoded by the coding sequence ATGGTTGAATTCGGCACGCTCGACATCCTGCGCAACCTGCTGGATGCGGCGATCTGGACCGTGGTGCTGTCGCTGATCGCCTTTGCCGGCGGCGCGGTGGCGGGGCTGGTGGCGCTGTTCGCGCTGGTCTCGGGCAGGCGATGGCCGGCCGGTATCGCCCGCGGCTATGTGGAGCTGTTCCAGGGCACGCCGCTGCTGATGCAACTGTTCCTGGTGTTCTTCGGCCTGCCGCTGATCGGTATCGAGGTGTCGGCCTGGAGCGCCGCCGTGCTGTCGCTGGTGCTGTTCACCGGCGCGTTTCTGGCCGAGATCTGGCGCGGCTGCGTCGAGGCGGTGCCAAAGGGCCAGGACGAGGCGGCACGCGCGCTCGCGATGTCCTATGCCGAACGGATGCGCTGGGTGATCCTGCCGCAGGCGCTGAAGATCGCGATCCCGCCAACGGTGGGTTTCTCGGTTCAGGTGGTCAAGGGCACGGCGTTGACCTCGATCATCGGCTTCGTGGAACTGGCCAAGGCCGGCACCATGATCGCCAATGCCACCTTCGATCCGTTCACGGTCTATGGCTTTGTCGCGCTGATCTATTTCGCCCTGTGCTTCCCGCTCTCGATGCTGGCCCGCCGGCTTGAAAGGACACTCAATGTCGCACGCTGA